In Calditrichota bacterium, the genomic window ATGGACATGGACGGAGTCATGGAGGGAGAGCAGCACAACACGTACGACATCGAGTTCTACGGGCCAAACACAATGACCGGCTCCCTCTATCTGGGCGCCCTCAAGGCAGCAGCTGAGATGGCCGAGGCCATGGGCGAACGCCAGGCCGCGACCTTGTATCGCAGGCTCTTCGAACAAGGCAGGGACAAATACGACCGGCTGCTGTGGAACGGACATTACTACCGCCAACAGGTCGAGGTCGCTGAAGGGTTGGAAATCCCAGAGCACCTGCGTATGCCTTCGCCCGGAAGTGCAGCCGCCGCTCGAGAACCCAAGTACCAGTACGGCGAAGGATGCTTGTCCGACCAGCTGCTCGGCCAGTACTTAGCGCACGTGGTGGGGCTCGGCTACGTGCTCCCCCCGGAACACGTGAGGTCCGCCATCAAGTCGGTGTTCGACCACAATTGGCGACGGCCTCTGGGTGACTTTTGCAACGTGCAGCGCGTATACGCCTTGAACGACGAGGCAGGGTTGCTGCTCTGCTCCTGGCCATTTGGCAATCGGCCTCTGCTGCCTTTCGTGTACAGCGACGAGGTCTGGACGGGCATCGAGTATCAAGTGGCTACCACGCTCATCTACAACGGCTGGATTGACGAGGGGCTTTCCATCGTGAAGGGGGCGCGCGACCGCTACGATGGGCTCCGGCGAAATCCTTGGGACGAAATCGAGTGCGGCCACCACTATGCGCGCGCGCTGGCCAGTTGGGCCCTCCTGCTGGCACTCTCCGGGTTTTCTTGTGACGCGGTGACGGGACAGATGAGCTTTGCCCCGGCCATCAACAGCGAAGACTTTGCCTGCTTCTGGTCAACCGGGACGGCCTGGGGAGCGTTTGCACAAACGCGAGGACTTGCCCGCATGAGCGTACTGCACGGCAGCCTCACCCTCAGCCAGCTCTCCTTGTCGCCCGCGGAGCTTTTTCCGTACAAGGCACGCGCTTACGTAAACGGAGTGCCGACCAAGACTCGCGCGGTGCGAAAGGAGGGGCGACTCGAGCTCTCCCTCCCCCGTGTTCAGCTCGTAGCCGGGCAGACTCTGGAGGTCAGGTAGCGCAGCCTAGGCAACGTCGGATAGAAACGGGCACTGCCTTTAGCCGATTTTTGAAGGAGTGCAACAAACTGACCGGAGAGGAGCCTGCGATGGAGATGCCAAGGGAAGTCCGGCAGATCTTGGAGGAGCAGAAATTCGGCGTGTTGTGCACACAGAACCAGGGGACGCCTTACGCAAGTCTGGTGGCGTTTGCCAGCACCCACGACTTGCGTTCGCTGCTCATCGCCACCTCGCGGGCTACGCGCAAATTCGCCAACCTTGTTGCCTGTCCGCGTGCTGCTCTTCTCGTCGACAACCGCACCAATACCGCCGAGGACCTGGACCAAGCCATCGCACTTACCATCACAGGAACCACAAGGGAGGTGCACGATCGCGAGAAGGCGACTCTTGCGGAAGTCTACGCCGCGCGGCATCCGGGCCTGGCAGCCTTCGTTCGCCAGGCCAGCACGGCCCTCATCTGCCTTGAGGTCGAGCGGTACATTGTCGCCAATGGTCTGAGCCGCGGGTACGCGCTGTCGGTAAGGTAGCGGCTGCCCAACACAGCAATGCCATTGCGGGCAGCGCTCGTGACCCTGCAGTGCACGGGAGGACCACAAAGGCAGGAGTCTTCTGGCCGTTGTTGGGCCTTGCGAGTTTCCTTGACTTTTTCTAACTTTAAACAAAACTGCCGCGGTTGCATGGTGAGAGGGGCGATGCGGCCATTGTCCACGGACGGAGGAAGAAGTGAAGAAGGTCCTGGTCCCGATTGCCAACGGCATCGAGGAGCTCGAGGCGGTGACCATCATCGACGTCCTGAGGCGCGCAGGGGCAGAGGTGACCGTAGCCGGGGTTGAGACCCTGCAGGTGGTGGCGTCCCGGGGCACGAAGCTCGTCGCGGACGTCCCGATTGACGAATGCGCAACGCGGACTTTTGACCTCATCGCGCTGCCTGGCGGCATGCCAGGGGCCGAGCACCTTCGCGACTGTGCATTGTTGGCGCGCCTCCTCAAAGAGCAGGCTTCATCCGGGAGGCTTTATGCCGCCATTTGCGCCTCGCCGGTGCTGGTGCTCCACCATCACGGCCTGCTTGCCGGCCGGCGGGCAACTGCGCACCCCTCCCTTGCGCCTCGCCTCCCCAATCAGGAGGCCGTTGAGGAGCGCGTCGTGGTGGACGGCAACTGCGTGACCAGCAGAGGACCGGGCACGGCGCTCGAGTTTGCCCTCACCTTGGTGGAGCTTCTTTTCGGAAAGGAACAAGCAGAGCAGGTTGCCGGGCCCATGTTGGCTTTGTGGCCAAGCTGCACCACATAGCGCGCTTAGGAGAAGGTCCATGGCGGTCTTTCTCGTCCAACACGGCAAGAGCCTCCCTGAGGAAGTTGACCCACAACGCCATCTCTCCCCGGAGGGGGTGCGCGAGGTAGAGCGCATGGCCGCCTGGGCGCAGCGGCACGGGCTGCACGTGGGTCGCATCGTGCACAGCGGCAAGGAACGCGCCCGCCAGACGGCTGAGCTCTTTGCCAGCGTGCTCAACCTGGCCGACGGCATAGAACAGCGCAGCGGCTTAGGGCCCTTAGACGACCCGCGGCCTGTAGCAGCGTGGCTCGAACAGGAAGAGGGAATTATGCTCGTGGGGCACCTGCCCTTCCTTTCGCGCCTCGCAGCGCTCCTGGTGGCAGGCACTCCAGAACCTCCGGTGGTGAGTTTCACCTATGGCGGGATTGTCTGCTTGGAGAGACGGAGCGAAGGCTCTGGATGGCTCCTCGGTTGGGCGGTTACACCTCTGCTGGTGGAGTGAGGCAATGCCTCAGGAAAGGTTGAAGGGCAAGGTCGCAAAAGAAGGCGACGCCCCGGCGCCGGGAGCAACAAACTCCATGGACACAGGGCGGCCGAGCTGGGACGAGTACTTTTTGGACGTCGCCGCGGTGGTAGCCACGCGCTCGTCCTGCCTGCGCACCAAGGTCGGTGCGGTCATCGTCCGCGACCGGGACATCGTCTCCACCGGCTACAACGGCGCGCCTAAGTACCAGCCAAATTGCTTGGAGCTTGGGTCTTGCTACCGCGACACCCATGGCATCCCCTCCGGCACCAAGCTGGAGCTCTGCCGCGCGGTGGGCTCGCACGCCGAATCGAACGCTATCGCCCTGGCGGCCCGCAACGGCCACTCCACCAGAGGCACCACCATGTTCATCGTCGGCCATCGTCACATCTGCAACCAGTGCAAGGCACAGATTGCCAACGCAGGCGTTATCCGCGTGCTCCTGCGCACGCCGGAAGGGGAAGTGCTGGAGTTCTTCCCAGCCAGGGACTGGACGCAACACCCCATCGACCAGGGCGAGCAAGGAGGCACCAGCAAGCCGTAGCGGGCGTTTACGGACCCTCGCTGCTCGGGCGCACCACAGCCGGGAAGCTCACGCCTTCTTGCCAGGACGCAGACTGCCGACAATCAGCACCAAGCCGGCAGCGATCAGGAGGAGCGGCCACCATTCCCCTAAGCCGGTGATCTGCCAGGCGCCAATGGCCATGAGCGCCACCGCGGCAACGAGCCGGCCTGCCGAGCGCTGGCGGTACTGGGGCAGCACGTGGCGGGCAATCACCTCCAAAAGGAGGATGACGCCCAGGCCGAAGAGGAAATACCAGACCCACCCCACACCGGGAGCGAGCACTCCCCGTCTGTCCAAAAGAAAGACGATCCCCAGCCAGACGATAGCCAGGCCACTGACAACACCGGACAGCGCGGCGTGCTGCTGGCCACCACGATGGGCTTCCTGCTCAGCCATAGCGTCACCTCCTCAGAAGAGAGTTCTATCGGATCGACTACTCGCCGATGACCTTTATGACCACCCGTTTGCGGCGCTGTCCGTCGAATTCTGCATAGTAGACCTGCTGCCAGGGTCCCAGGTCCAGGCGTCCATCGGTGATCGGCAGCACCACTTGATGGTGCATGAGCAGGCTCTTGAGGTGGGCGTCACCGTTGTGTTCGCCGGTGCGATGGTGGTGGTAGTCCGGCCCCTCAGGGGCCAGCCGCTGCAGCCATTCCTCGATATCCTGAATGAGCCCGGTCTCGGCGTCGTTGACGTAGACGGCGGCGGTGATGTGCATGGCCGAGACGAGCACCATCCCTTCCTGGACGCCGCTCTTCTGCACCGCCTGTTCCACCTTGTCGGTGATGTTGATATACTCGCGGTGCTTCTTGGTATTGAACCAGAGGTACTCGGTGTAGTGCTTCATGTGCGAATTCTCGACATATCATTCCTAACCGCTGACCAAAGTCGGAACTTCTCCACCACCCCAAAGCAAACACTTGGGCCCTCTGCCCATAAGCTTCGCCCCTTGTGAAAAGCGATTCATGTTTTCAGCCCATGTTTGGACACCGTATCAATGACGTCCTCTAACCAGTTGATGACTTGGGCGACCTCTTCGTCCGTGAGTCTACGAGTGATGCTGCACTTCAAACTCCCGCCAGTTGCCACGAACAAGTTCGTAGCAAGCAATCGATTCCGCAGCCTGTCCAGCTCAGCCTCAGGAATAGCCGTCCTCGCTGCAATGCCCATTCTCTCTCCGCGACGGGGGACATAGTAGATTGACTGCCCTGTCACGGAGCCAAGATTGTAGCAGAACAGCACAGGGATCCGCAAGCCATCCTGTTCCACCCCCAGCGAGAATCCTGTGCTGCCCCAGTGGATGGGCAACTTTCTCCGCGCGGCGAAGTCGAGGATACTCTTGAACACAGGTCTTCCAAACTCGTCAGCATCCGCAAGAAACTCGTCGGGGGTGAGCGTCTTGGCAGGTAACCCCTGGGGACGCTGCGCCCCCGCGGACTCTTCTCCGACGACAATATCTTGGCCCAGCAGTTCGCCAGCCCCCTCTGACTCGAAATACGAGAACTCTACGCATGTGACTTTGATGCCCTTCTTCCTGAGAAACGAGGAAGTCTGTCTTATTGGGCCGCTTATTTCTTGGCCGACGATCACAATACGTTGCTCTTTGTTGAACGCCACCGCCTCGTCTGGGGGCAGATCAAAATACTCCCTGTGATAGTCCGCAAGTGCCAGTGACTCGTCACCAATGTACTGCTGGAATAGCTCGTCCAGTTGCTGAGCATCGAGTTGCTCCACGTAAGAAGCGTATTCGAGGGCCTGGGCCAGCGTCTCCCGTGGTGTACGGCCTCTCTTGAGTTCCACAACAACCACAGCTCCTGAACGATCCAAACCAAGTAAGTCGATGCTGCTGCCCAGGTTCGTGGTAACCTGCCTACCTATGACCAGCAGTTTGCTGTCCTCGAGAATTGCATCAGGGCTCTTTTCCAACCATTCCTCGAGCATCTGTTCTGAGTGTTCGGTCGCAAACTGCTTCTTGGTGAACTCCTTGAATTCGCCGTCTGGACTTACAGCGAAAAGGCGCACGGTCACCTCCTTCTCATGCCGCCTGTGTTCTCTCTACTCCCCCTCCCCACTCATCATCAGCGACTCCCGTTCGAAGAGCGCCTGGTTGAAGGCATCCACAGAGTCAGACATGCGCAAGGCCCGTTCCTGGAGCTCCGCCTCAGAGAGCGCCGTCACATCCAGGTCAGAGATCTCGTCGTCCAGCTCGCTCACCTCTCCGAGCAGCGCCAGCTCACAGCCGTAGATGGACTCTAACAACTCCGCTGGCAGCGCTGTGCTCTCGAAAAAGCTCGATTCAAGGTAGCTGGGCGTGTGCAAGCCTTCGCAAATGGTGCTCAGCTTGCGTTGCAGCCGGCTGAGTGGCTCGGAAAGCTCCGGCGCACCGAGGCTCTGCGCGTGTTCGGCGGCACCATTCAGCCTGCTCGCCAGACCTTCGAGGCGGGAGATGAGATGCGCCCGGAGGAGCTGGTCAGAACTCCTCCGCTCCGCTCTCGACGTGTAGCCCGCGTAGCCAGTGACCTTGGCCTGAATCTGCCGCGGCATGGGCTCTGCCGCCCCTCCTGGTGCTTCCATTGCCTTGTGCTTGCCTCCGCTTTGCCAACGGTTGCCACAACAAAAAGCCGTCACGTTCCAGACCGAACGCGACGGCCAGTGCCAGCCTTGCGCACTCCTTGCCTACCGGCCCGCGGTCAGGAACGACTGCACCGCTGTCACTTCCAGTAACAGCCTCTCCACCATCCGGCGGAAAGTTGTCTATATGAAAAACAAGCGCTGCGTATGCGCGCCATGACTGCAGGCCCAAACCAGCGGCACAGTTCCCGACTCAAGGCCGCAGCTAATTTAGAACTATTTTGCAAAAAGTCAAGATTTTTTTGCGGCCGCGGACCGGCAAAACCCGCGGTGCAGTCCATAAACCCACAGACTGCCATAGGCAGAGGGCGTGAGCTCGAGACGCCTTGTCTCCAGAAATTGCCAAAAGGTGGGCAAGTCATCGTTCACGGCAAGGAGGTCGACGAACTCGCCAGCACCGCGGGCACCGCGGGCGGCGCGACACAGTTGTTGGACGTCGTGTGGCACACGACACGCGAAGACCAGTTCTGGCTTTTGATTGCACCGGCTCCTGATGAGCCCTATGCAGCGAAGAGAGGTAAGATCGGCAGGTCTTAGGTCGAGCTCTTCACAAAGCTCATTGCGCATTGCGATAAACGGGTGCGGCACTCCGGCGAGCACATCCACCTCCGGGTCGATGTGTCCGCCGAAAACATCAAGCAGTCCGGGGAACTCCCCAACGGTGTGGCTACGCCGCATGAGCAGTAGCGCACCGTCCCCGGTGACCACCACCGCACTGACGCCAAGGACCATGGGAAGGTGCTCAGTTCCCCAACGCAGGACGATTTCCTGGCAAAAGGCATTGGCAAAGAGGGCATAGAGGTAGCTGGTCCTGCCAAGGGAGAGGCGGAGGCGGGAGCCCTCCCACGAGAAGTGTCGGAGAAAACAGAGGGGCCCATCGAAGAGAACCGCGCCAGGCCGCGCCTCACTGCGGAGTTGCTGCCAGTGACGGGTTGCGGCGGTGACCATTTCGACCGGATACTGCGCTCCCTGCGCGTCCCATTGCACCTCCAGCTCGTCCTGCGCCAAGGAACATAGAACCAGGACATCCGCCGGCTCCTGGCTCTGCACCGCGGCAGGACCTCCTTTAGGTGCGCTCACCTTCCGCCCCTGCAAAGTGGACGTTCAGGTCGATGCCGCGCGCCGGACAAAAGAAATGGCCCTGACCTCTCAGTGCGAGAGAGACGTGCTGCTTCCGGTTACACGAACACATTGTGCTGTTTGCCCAGATCGCGGGCCGCCGGCGTGACGATGACGCCGGGCTCCACCCGAATCTTCTGTCCCCGGAGGATGGCCTGGCGCACATCGTTCTCGGTAATAACCCTCCGGCCGTTCAGGTTAAAGTTGTAGCGCAGGCTGCTCTGCACAATGTAGACCATGTCGCCGGTCTTCAGCCCTGCGGCGTTTGCCTCGTCAAGGTCGATGTGCATCTGCAGCCGGAAGGTCTCGTCAACGCGAATGAGGACATTCCCAAAAATCACCGTGCGCAACTGCGCGGGGTCTACCCCCGGCTGGACCACAGGTGCCACAAACACCGCATCGCCGTGGCGCACCCCCAACTTGGAGGCGATCTCCGGGTTGACGTGAATGTGGCGTCGCGCCACCACGACATCCTGGTGGAGGGTCACCGAACCTTGCGGCCCGATGAGCACGGCCGCCTGGCCAGGAGGCAAGGGGCCCGCATCGCCCACCGGGCAGTCCAAGCCGAGGCGGTAGGCGTCCGTGCGCGAGACCTCCACCTGCGTGCGGCTGCGCAGCGGCCCTAAGATGCGCATCCGCTCGATGGCTCCCTTCGGCCCGCTAATGGTCACCGTCTGCTCGGAGACGAACTGACCGCACTGGTAGAGCTCTCGTTCCTTGGTCAGCTCAAAGCCCTTGCCGAACAGAATGTCCAGGTGCTCCCGGCATAAGTGGGCGTGGCGGTTGGAAACGCCGACGGGAATCAGTATCCTCTCCACGCTCTCCTCCGCACCGCCTCTCGCAAGTTAGCTGGGGACCGCATTCCCGGTCTTTCACCTCGTCTGGAGAAACTCGGCAACAATACGTTCCACCTCTTCGTCGGTCAAACCGCTACTGCCATAACGCCCTGCCGGCGTAACCGACGGCTGGCGGGCATGGGACTCCGCCTGGGGAGCCTCTTTGCGCGAAATGCCAGCTGCCGGCGTCAGGGCGGCCTGGTAGGCCGCACCCACATTCACCCTGCCGTGCGTGAGCAGTTCAGGGCGCCAATCGGTGCTGCGCTCGGAACGGCGCAACGGCTTTGTCTCGTAGGCAACTCGCTTGATATTCAACAAGTGCATGGGCGTCACGTTGTCGGTGGTGATGTTGCCCCCGTACGTGCCGCACCCCAACATCATCGACGGGTCGAGGTCGGTGGTGATCCCCACTGCCCCGTGCGTTCCTGGGGTATTCACCAAGATGCGGAAGGCAGGCTTCTTGAGGGCAAACTGCATGATCACCTCTTCGTTCCGGGAGTGGATGACCAGCGTGTGGCCGAGCCCGCCGAAATTCAGAATCTCGATGCAGCGCTCGCAGCCGGCCTCCCAGCCATCCGCCACGTAGAAGGCGATCACCGGCGAGAGCTTCTCGATGGAAAGGGGATATTGCGGCCCAACCCCATCCAGCGGGGCAACCAGCATGGTAGTGTCACGCGGCACCGCAATCCCTGCCTTTTGCGCAATGACATAGGCCGGCTGGCCAACGCAATCGGGGCTGACCGTGAGCTCACGCGTCACCAAGGTGGCGCCCACCCTGCGGCACTCTTCCGGGTTGAGGAAGTAAGCCTTGCGCGCCTGTAGCTCGGCGATGACCTGGTCCTTGATGGGCAGATCAGCGATGACCGCCTGCTCCGAAGCGCAGACGGTCCCATTATCAAAGGTCTTGGAGGCAACGATGTCGGCCACCGCCTTACGCACATCTGCGGTGCGCTCGATGAACGCCGGCACGTTGCCCGGCCCCACGCCATAGGCTGGCTTGCCCGCGCTGTAAGCCGCCTTGACCAAACCTGCGCCGCCGGTTGCCAAGATGATGGCCACATCGCGATGGTGCATGAGCTCGTTGGTACCCTGCAGGGTGGAAAGAGTCATGCAGCTGATGAGGCCTGGGGGCGCTCCTGCGCTTTCCGCAGCCTGGCTCATCACCGCTGCGGCGGCATTAGCACAGCGCACCGCGTTGGGGTGAGGCGAAAAAACGATGGCGTTCCTGGCCTTCACCGCAATGAGGGACTTGAAAAGCACCGTGGAGGTGGGATTGGTGACGGGAACAATGCCGGCGATCACCCCCATCGGCTCGGCGATCTCCAAGATGCGCTTGCCCGGCAGTTCGTTGATCACCCCCACCGTCTTCATGTTCTTGATGAGGTTGTAGACATCGCGCGTGGCGAGCTGGTTTTTGGCCACCTTGTCGGCAACCACGCCAAAGCCAGTCTCCTCTACGGCCAGCTGCGCCAGTTGCTCTGCAGCCCTAAAACCGGCATCCGCCATGGCCGCCACCACGCGGTCCACGTCCTTCTGCGAAAACTCCTTGAACTTGAGCTGCGCTTCGCGAGCGCGCACACACAGGTTGCGCGCCTGTTGCATGGATTCCAAATCGCGATCCACGACACCCTCGGCAAGCTATGCGTACAAGAAAAGGTGGGCAAACACCTTGGCATCAGCAAGGACGTTGCTGATGCGGCAATACTCATTGGGCTGGTGCGCGGTCTGGTCAATGGTCTCCCACACCACAGCCGGGAGCCCGGCACGCCGGAAATGGGCGGCCACCGTGCCGCCCCCAATGCCCATCGGCACTGCTTTCACTCCCCGCGTCTCGGCCAGCGCGCGGGTCAATGCTTGCACCACAGGCGCGTCCACCGGCGTGGGCGGCGCTGCATCCTCGCGCTGGGGGAAGAAAAGCTCCACCTTCACGCCAAACTTTGCTTCTACCTCGCGCACTGCCGAGTGCATCCAGGCAATGACGTCGTCCACCCTGTACGCGGGCAATACGCGGCAGTCGAAGTAGAACACATCCTCCCCCGGAATCGTATTGATGTTCGGCACATTGGCTTCTTTTTTGGTGGGCTCAAACGTGCTGGTGGGCGGCGCAAAAACCGGATCGCTCTGCGGAAACGCCTGGTAAAGCCCCTCTAGTTTGACAATCAAGTGTGCCGCAGCCTTGTGCGCATTGATGCCCAAGGCAGGACGTGAGCCATGACACTGCTTGCCGATGGTCTTGAAGCCAACCCAAAGGATGCTTTTCTCGGCGACTTCGACCATAGAACCATCGGCATTGCCGGAGTCGGGCACGATAATGAGGTCTTCGGAGCGGAACAGATCCCGATGATGAGCAAGCACGTACTGCAAGCCGTATTGGCTCCCCGTCTCCTCATCGGCTACCAACACCACGCCGACGTCGTGGGCTGGCCGTAGACCCTGCTCATGGAGCGCGCGCACTGCCAGCAACGAGGCGACCATCCCCTGCTGGTTGTCCTCAACGCCGCGGCCGTACAACAGGTCGCCATCCACGCGCACGCGATACGGATCGCTTTGCCAAAGACTGAGCTCACCGGGTGGCACGATGTCCAAATGCGAAAGCACCCACACAGTGCGACTGCTGTCGGCGCCCCTGAACCTGGCCACCAGGTTTGGTCGATAGCCACACGGCACGCGGGCATCCGGCGCGTTGATCTCCTGGAGCTCGTCCACGGGGAGGGTGCTAAGCAACTTTTTCACATATTCGGCCTTGGCAACTTCACCCTCGCCACCGTTTTCTGGCGACAGGGCGGGTATCGCCGTCAGTTCGCTCTCCAACCTGATGACCTCGTCTCGATACCCGTCAATGCGCGCCACGACCTGCGCAAAAGCATCAGCCTTCATCAGCGCCTCCGCGAGTGAGCTCTCAGACCTACGACGGGCGTCAATATAAGAAATTTGCCGCTCAAATGCAAGGTGATTGCCTGACCCTTCGCTCAGGGTGCCACCTTAACCGACTGCTGGATCAGCGCAGCCGCGGCTGGCCCCTCGTTCATCAGCAGGTCCAGCACAGAAAGACCCGGGACGAACGCCCCAAAGAGTTGGTGGTAGATGGGCTCCACCACATCAACCGGGCGCACAGCCAGGCCCGCGTCGCCAATGCACTCGCTGTCCAAGAGGGGATGCTCGGCCCGGAGCACCAGGTAGGTATCGCAGCCCGAGGCCCGCAATAAATCGACCACCTTTTCAGTTCGTGCCGGGCGTGTCTTGAAACAGGAGGTCAAGCCTTTGGGCGCCTTGAGGCCCAGCTCCTGGGTGAAGAGCTCAATCAGAGTCTGGTTGAGGTCCAGAAGGCTTCCCCAGGAATGCGAGTAGACCTCCTCAAGCGCGCTCTCGTAACGGCCCCAGTAGGGAGCAGGCGCATAGTTGACCATGAGCGAGCGCCAGTGCCGCTTGCGCCACTCATGATACGGGTCGATGCGCACGGCGGCGATGCTTTGGCCCTGGCGGCCCTTGGTCAGCACCGGCACGGTGAGCCACTGAGCCCCGATCGCCGTTTTGATGCGCGCGCGATTCAGATTGCCGCGAGTTGAGTATTGCAGGTCATCGGCCAAGAGGACCACATCGGCGGCGGCCAGCATGGCAAAGAGGGGGATGCCGGGAAGGTACCCCGGCTGAAGGACAGCAAGCGTCATACAGCTTTCGTGCGTCGGATTCTCATCAACACTGGGTCGGCAAGAGCTCCCTGTAGAGCTGCAGCAGCCGTGCCTCCTCATTCTCCCAGCGATAGAGGGCATGCACTGTCTTACGCCCAGCAAGGCCCATCCGCCTGGCCACACGCGGGTGGTCGAGCAGGTAGGTAATAGCCTCGGCATGAGCGCGCGCGTCGTCAGGCCTCACCAGCAGGCCACAGCCTGCCTTGCCTATCACATGGCGTAGCGACGGGAGGTCGCTGGCCACGATGGGCAAGCCACAGGCCATGTACTCGAAGACCTTGTTGGGGAAAAACATCCGCAGCGTCTGTTCGTTCTCTTGCCAAGGCACCAGCGCAATGCGCGCCTTGAGCAGCTCGCGTGGGATCTCTTCGTGCGGGCGGTACTCGAGGAACTCCATGACATCAGCCACGCCCTGTTCCTGGGCGTAGCGCAGAACCTCCGTCTTCACCTTCTCCTCGTTGAAAGAGCCGATGGCCACCAAGCGCACGCCCCTCCGCAAGACCCTGAGCTCGCGCATGATGTCCACCAGCATCCTGGCGCCCTTGACCACGGTCAGACCACCTACGTAGATGAGGCGGTTCTCCTTCGCGGGCGCCGCCCGGAACGCCTCGTCAAAAGGCTCTAGCCGCGGGAAGTTGCGCACCAGCAGGGTCCGACAACCGTGGCTGCGAAACCTGTCCTCCTGGTCGGGCACCACGCAGACCACCGCGTCCAGACGCCGCGCCAAAAGCGGCTCGAACACAGCCACCGCCTTGGCAAGGTAGGGCTTGAAAAAGGCCGGATACCAGACGCGCTCAAAAGCCGTCTCGGGGAAATTCTCGTGACAGTCGTAGATGACCGGCCGCCGGTAGAGCCATTTGATGAGCACGCCTCCGG contains:
- a CDS encoding glycosyltransferase family 4 protein; protein product: MSEPACLMPTVCHFTTVHRPFDVRVFHREACGIAHAGYRVVLIAHADFHQRMERGVLIKGVPRAKNRLQRIAHTATFVRLAIRQRADLYHFHDPELLPGGVLIKWLYRRPVIYDCHENFPETAFERVWYPAFFKPYLAKAVAVFEPLLARRLDAVVCVVPDQEDRFRSHGCRTLLVRNFPRLEPFDEAFRAAPAKENRLIYVGGLTVVKGARMLVDIMRELRVLRRGVRLVAIGSFNEEKVKTEVLRYAQEQGVADVMEFLEYRPHEEIPRELLKARIALVPWQENEQTLRMFFPNKVFEYMACGLPIVASDLPSLRHVIGKAGCGLLVRPDDARAHAEAITYLLDHPRVARRMGLAGRKTVHALYRWENEEARLLQLYRELLPTQC